In Haliotis asinina isolate JCU_RB_2024 chromosome 15, JCU_Hal_asi_v2, whole genome shotgun sequence, the sequence tcacgccacactcagcaatatccctgaTATAATACGGcgatcagtaaataattgagacttgactagacaatccagtgatgaacagcatgagcgtcgatccaaataggatacgatgacatgtttcaaccaagtcagcgagcctgaactgTCATTGTTTGCTTAATAAATCTGTACGGACCGAAATTCCTTTCTACATTCTATCACAAGTATCAGGTTTCTTACCCAGCCTCCCCCTTGTCCGCTCACCGCtcacattttttgtttttggttttttggtttttttgtgaaTGTGGCAACAACTTATCGGCATTGCTAAAATCTTCAGCCATTTCACGAGTGAAAGTAAATCTGCATTCCGCTGCTGAATGACTATAGCCAGGTATTTTTTACTTTATAGAAAACTTGCCTTCCAATAATCAGAAAAATATGTGTCTTGGATGTGTCACCATCATGTTCAGTGGAACCTTATCACCCTTGTCAAATGCGGTTACATTTGTCAACCTGAGCCTAAATGTGAAGTAACATTGAAATCCAGGAATTCGCCATGAATAACGAAAAGAAATCAAAGGGCGTTCAGAGTATTTTGCTTTCAGTCCCTACATTAACAGTCCAAATTTTGACAGTGAGTTTACCGGTCTTAGCAATTTTGATAGTCCTCGGCTCAAACATGCTAACTAATTAGCTTGTGATTGTGGGACCAGTCACAGAAGCTTCGGATAAAATGTAAGAGTAAAACGAACTGGACTAAAGCTAAAACAGTCAATCTCGTCAAAGTGGACAAATAGAGCTTTGAACAGGTTCTGTCTGTACCTCTTCTGACACAAGTCCCATCTGCTGTTGTAGTGACTGAGGTTGGACACTTCGTTTTCAGGCAATGACATCTCCATAAGCACATGGTACCATTCTTGTTGGCAATTCGTCTCTGATACCTATATCCATCCAGCAACAAATTTGCACACGGTCTCCTATCATCTAAAATTGCACCTCATCCAAGACGAAATATGGTACGAAAATGTGAAGCATAATTGTGTGTGGATAATTATACATAGTAACTGCAGTAATTGTTAGTATAGTCAACAGTGCGATGTAACCTTTTAATTTCACTCACACTTCTCAATATCTCTCATGTTGCTTCTCGCAACCTGTTCTCTCATCTGGTTGCATTCTAGCCTCCCTTGACCTTCAGTGTGATTATCTTACACCGACAATCAAGCCAAACAAAAGCCTTGACTATTGTTTTATCAACCCCTAACTGCATTAGTGTTCAAGAATATTATGTGTTGCGTACGTTACCCATTTTGGTCAGGTTACATTGGTCAACCTGTGTCTGGAGCAACTATCCATTGAAATCCGGGAACACGCCATAAATGAGACAAAAAAAATCGAAGTAAgtgttcaaagaatgttgtATTCTGGTTACAATATTTGAGAGTAAAGTGAAAGCGAAAAGCAAACGTTAGTTAGCTCAACGATACAAACAAAGGTGTTCATGACCTTGACATTCCAAATCTTCCAAGTATTGTCCAACAGAAGGTACTGCAAGTCTTTGTTCAACCCAGGAGTCCATCCAGATATTAGTATTAGTGCTCGTTTCAGTGATAAATGGCAACTTGTCTAGATTCTATGTTAACATTGTATGTTCTACGTCATTGGCTCAAGATGAGAAAACACAGACAGATTTATATGTGTGTTTCACAAAACAGTGCACGTTGGAAgccttaaatatatttatttggtTCTCTTATTGATATTTTAGCATCAGGCCATATCTTCCTGGTTTTCatacatgtaatgaatatttatttttagTAACTGAAGCTAATTCATTCATAACACAGTTGTCTCATTCCGTGACAAGCCGAATAAAGATTGTGGAAAGGCCAATAGTAAAGAATGGAGTTTATCAAGAAGAAATCTGATTATGCATAACAACATAGAACACTGCTGCAGGGTTGTCTCTGTTTTGCTGAAGTCAGGGCGCAGCATGATGTGGTTAGATCAGCCAGCTACTCGGGTACAGGTACAGATGTTGGTAAGATCGAACGTCCAGGTGGAACCTCTCTGAAGCCCTTGTTATCTGTTCCAGTCGAATATTGTCGGAAGGGTTGGCTTCTGTGAAGTGAAACATCTGGAAAGAAGAAAGTGAGTTCTTGAAAACCATAAAAATGACCATGGTTCTTCAGGTGGGTTTTCACAAAACCTTGATGAAAGGGGATGAGATGACAAGGCTTGCTTCGTTTTTTAATGCTTATTTTTAAAGGCTGTCTTTTCTTTCTGTTAGATGTCTCAAGCTATTTCTTCTAGTCCTTATTTGAAGGTCGGTCAGGGTCGGGGTATGGATGTATACACGTTCTGAATATATCTTTCaccctatcctatcctatctcACCCTGATAGGAACGTCTCCCATGTCTCTGTAGCAGTGCATCATTGTCCCGTCTCGAAGCAAGTTACTGGTGGTCTGGAGATGACTCTTCAGAATGTCCGTGTATTCAGCTGTTGTATAACCTGTTAGCATGTGAAATGCAAACCCAGTCCTTACCGGATAACAATTCTACACTTCTAGGCATTACATACGTTTACATATGCATACAGaatgatataaatatagttCGTAATTCGACACAGATcatggtgagtgtgtgagttaaggTTACACTCTTTCAACTAAATAATTTGCTGAAACGTTAATATTTGCTGTCTGGTGAAGACACCGGTATTATCGTGATTTCCAAGGTATTTAATAAGCTGTGAAAATTGGACGTATAACCTGTAAGCATATGGCATGCTAAGTCAATCATAAACTCAATCAACTGTGAGATTGAATAAATCATTACCGGATAACAAGTGTAAACTTCGAACTATTGCACATCTGTGCTCATGGGAGGATACATCATTTGTAATAAAACAAGATAGCTATAAGCAGCAGTGTACTAAATAGGCTCTGAGAACCTAAAATGAAAACGTGTATTACAACAGCTGAAATACCGTTTTTTAGATTCAATATATAAATGGGAAATGGACGTATAATTCTTGACATAGTGCACAAAATATAATACCATATTATCTTCAAATGATTCAAGAAGAATTATGTGTGTTGACAGAATTCACTCCACATCTAAAATTACAAGATGGTTGCTGTATTTCAAGATGGCCGAAAACTGTTCCAGTCACAGACTTTCAATATCAGTTCTCATGACCATGTTGATATCATTGATATCATTCCATACAGCATCAAATATTCATTTGCATGAGAACCATCCATGAATTTCGTTAGTTGCAATGAACTAATAAATGACCACTAAGAGTGCTGCAAAATGAATTAGCTAACTATACTGTACTACAATTGATTTCCAACATCAATATCTAATATGCCGTAAGAATATCGTTTACCTTTCGCATAGAAGACTAGATCTGCCAGAAAGATGGTGACATTATCGAACTCCTGTGTTTGTGGGTGTAGTGTCACATTCATGGCTCTGGCGAAGTCTTCACATCGATAGAGAGGAATGGCGGAGTACCTGTCACCTCTTCGAGCCAGCACACTAGTTACAGAAGCCCATGTAGTGTCGTTCTCTACCTTCACAACTAAAAGTACACATGTTGACAGTACCGTAAACATGTATCTCTAAAGTAAGACTTCTTTTTTGGGACCATCATTGACCCTTttcaagcgagtgagtgagtgagtgagtgagtgggcttcacacattgtacccatgtcggaatcgaacccgcgtcttcggCAACCAAATGCTTTACCACTGGACCATCCCACTACCCCAGTAAGATACAGTAACATAATGCAAAGATGTAACAAAGTAGATCCATATGCGATCCAAGTGCATCTTCTTTCTATAGTCAACAGTGCGAAGAAActtgggttagaatttgtcttctgCAACTCATatttgccgtaagaggcgactaatgtgaTCACGTTGTCAGTTTCGCCCCCTTGATTCACACATGTCTTCGaatcccagttgcttagattgatgcttatgctgttgatgatCAGATTTTCTGGTcgagacttgaatatttacagaccgccgacaaataacaaataacaaGCAAATGAACCTACTTTGGTTAGGCTAAATAAaagagtgaaatgtttctcgggcatcttTGCGTCACATTTATTTGCACGCGTAGTAACTTTTCATTGccattttaaaataattttgaccTGGCTGCgccccgatcatccatttgtccactgtaagaatgagtgtctgtaagaacgagtgtgaatgaatctacaactcattaacacgtgcaaaacttcccaagctgtatttctgagaaataaaaatgtgttcctacctcgtcacttttttttcCCTATCGTCACTTTTCTTtcctatcaaaaattaaaagtaATGTCCTACCGCTCTCGTCACTTTTGGAAataatgtgcccgagaaacagttacttttttatgcagccttgcGTAACACCCTATCCTCGTGAAAGATGAAGATGTTCTCTGGTACATTATTCGTGCTAGCTCACAtatatactcctcacaaaaaaaTTCAGCAACAAGTGATTTTaaattgatttatctgataACATCGACAACCCGAACACAAGCAACCTCAGAAACAATATGCATATGCTCCACACTTTACACATGCAGCCTGATCAGATATCATCTGCCTGTAATCTCTACTCTGCCACAGCAAGCGGATCCCAACTGCAATTTTTCTTGAGCATAATGCCCATCCACACCACACATATGGACTGGCCTGTAAGGTCACATGGTCCTAATCTCATCAAATATGTTTGGGACATTTTTGGAGGGTGTGTTTACGGGTCTCCATGGTCGCCCCCAGACACTGGATGAACTTGAGCAGGTGTTACAGAGAGAATGGCAGAACATTTCACAACAGCAAATATGACAGGTTCATTTGGTCAACGTCAAGACGCGTAGAAGGATTCGGGTCACTGGTGGTCATACGCGTTCATGAACATGACTTCACCGTCCACGAACATGACTTCACCGTCCACAAACATGACTTCACCGTCCAACCTGAACTTTAACATTTTACTTCATAGCTGCAGCACATAGTGTACGACTGTTTCACAGGTACATGCTTTTGGTGATTTATAAGACGGCATTATTGCTCGATACCATTTCATATCAGtttgttaatcatgtgtacatacttTTTACCTTTCTATTTCATCATAGCTATTACCATGATCAGCAATTCTAATAAATGATAATGTAATGGGACAAAAGATTTGTGTTGCTTATGTTTTTGCAAGGAGTATATGTGAGGAGTTTTTTTCATGAATAACCATATAAACTTACCTGCAACAACGACCGGGTTACCAAGTTCCTAAAATTAATCAGAAAAGAAACGAATTGCCATCGACGTTATTCTAGTGTTGGTGAATAATGCAATAATAATACACCCCTTTCCTTTCCTAcggtactagggtagggtctatacacctcCATTTCTTTCTAACACTGTTGCTACGCGATACACGTCCCTGTGATCGGTACGCGAACAACTGGGTCCCTTATAAGTTGTTCATTCCAAAAAGAAAcagtgggtgagtatggttttacgcctctttcagcaatgttccatcatATCATTGTggagacaccagacatgggttccactccttgtggggaatcgaacggaAGGCTACGAAAAGGCTACCCAGCCGTCCCTCATTGCAAAGAAAGCTATCATTCCGCAGATAGATTCGACTGTGTGCTGAACCatcaaatgtttattttcacaGTTCAACATTAATATTTGAACAAATGACAACGTTCACCTTGAGTGCATATGTGGTGTTCACTCCAGAAGTATTGTAGAGGAGCTGCTTCATGGCGTATATATCATCTGATTCATTTCTGCCGAGCATCGGAGGAAAAGATATCTCAATGAAGAACAGCTTGTCATCTTTGCCGCATTGCACGCTTGCCCACAGCATTATAGTAAGAAGGACTCCGTACACTGCCTTACATCCCATTCTGCGCGGTGCTCTGAAACTATTCATTGAGTAATTTTAAGAGGTCATTACATGACAGCTTTCGTTTCGCCTCTCATATCAGCCAGAGACTGCCATATCAGCACTCGGGCTGACATGACTGGCGAAAGGAAAACTGTCATATCATTTTATCATATACCTCgtcaagggacgtaactccatAAACTAGGCTCCGTTCGCTGAAATTTCGAACGTTTGAGACGTGAAGatgtgaaaatccgggttagacttgatcttcagtaacccgagCTGGTCTGAAGacgcgactgacgggatcgggaggtcacaCTCGtagacttggtttacacatgtcatcgtaacccactGGCTCAATCAGTGTTCGTGTAGTTGaccactggatcgtctggtccaaactcgattataccgccatatagctggaatattgctgagtgcagcgtaaaacactaaactcacataTTCGATCACTTACTCGTGGTGTGGGTGCATTCTTTCAGTATCAGTTTAGTAGCCGTGCATTGTGTATGATATGCATTTTCGGCCCGGGTAGTCAATATGGACATGTAAAGACAGCCAGTATTGTATCTAAACGTACTCATTGTATGGTGGCAAGTGAAGTACTCGTATTTCCAATCGTGAGGATAGGACTAGCATTTATGCTAATCACATAGGACAAAACAAGGAAATTACCATGTCAAGAATATGttgaatttcaaattttgatGCTCCACGTAAAGTCATAACCATAATCCGTCGACAAAATATCAACAAATCTTTGAATTTCAGTCCTGGTTATAACAAGAAGGCAGACTTTACCCATATTTGACCAAAGGTCCCAAGCCCGCCGTGACATTAATACTCTCACCTTCTGACTTTGGACGCCCTCTTGACTCTGAATCCAAGAAGCTTCTTGAAAGAGGTGCCAACTGCAATCCCTGCTCTGACAATGATTGCCTGATGTAATTGATCGATGGTCAGTTTTATACCCGACAGATATTGAGTAATAACGGTTATATCAGTGAAGCAATCATGCAATGCTTAGCTGAACTTCATTGAGAAATTCGATATTATTGTGAAAACTTTTGATTTAGTTACTCTTTATTGGACAAATACGTATACGTAATAACGATCTTATTATTGTCAG encodes:
- the LOC137266046 gene encoding uncharacterized protein, producing the protein MGCKAVYGVLLTIMLWASVQCGKDDKLFFIEISFPPMLGRNESDDIYAMKQLLYNTSGVNTTYALKELGNPVVVAVVKVENDTTWASVTSVLARRGDRYSAIPLYRCEDFARAMNVTLHPQTQEFDNVTIFLADLVFYAKGYTTAEYTDILKSHLQTTSNLLRDGTMMHCYRDMGDVPIRMFHFTEANPSDNIRLEQITRASERFHLDVRSYQHLYLYPSSWLI